A genomic window from Cricetulus griseus strain 17A/GY chromosome 4, alternate assembly CriGri-PICRH-1.0, whole genome shotgun sequence includes:
- the Clec4g gene encoding C-type lectin domain family 4 member G, whose translation MDTGGYSKLGSAIEEVPQGQLGRWEYYKQRLFFLVLAFLVATVLWVLILSTLLSKASNERRALLSHQDLLKTNASEQNMMLSALKEDVRGCRNCCSGIKAQLQTTLAEFKDTRAKLMEQESALKELQDRVTQGLAKAGRDREDIRNELLRALEAVKQQNRSCEQCPTSWLFFQGSCYYFSETQAVWDTAQSYCSAHGAYLVIVKGPEEQGFLSQHTRGRGYWLGLKAVRRLGKIQGYQWVDGVSLTFSNWNSGEPNDSRGQEDCVMMLHSGLWNDAPCTNERDGWICEKRSIC comes from the exons ATGGACACTGGTGGATACAGCAAGCTGGGTAGCGCCATCGAGGAGGTTCCCCAAG GGCAGTTGGGACGCTGGGAGTACTACAAACAAAGGCTTTTCTTCCTGGTCTTGGCTTTCCTGGTGGCCACAGTGCTATGGGTTCTCATTTTGAGCACCCTACTGTCCAAGG CCTCCAACGAGCGCAGGGCACTGCTCAGCCACCAGGACCTGCTGAAGACAAACG CCTCAGAGCAAAATATGATGTTGAGTGCcttgaaagaggatgtcagaggCTGCAGGAACTGCT GCTCAGGGATAAAAGCGCAGTTGCAAACCACACTCGCTGAGTTTAAGGACACAAGGGCAAAGCTGATGGAGCAGGAGAGCGCCCTTAAAGAACTGCAAGACCGTG TGACCCAGGGCCTGGCTAAAGCAGGCAGAGATCGTGAGGACATCCGAAATGAGCTGCTCCGGGCACTGGAAGCTGTCAAGCAACAGAACA GATCCTGCGAGCAGTGCCCCACATCATGGCTGTTCTTCCAAGGCTCCTGCTACTATTTCTCTGAGACTCAGGCCGTATGGGACACAGCGCAGAGCTACTGCTCAGCCCACGGTGCCTACTTGGTGATTGTCAAAGGCCCAGAGGAGCAG GGTTTCCTGAGTCAGCATACACGTGGCCGAGGCTACTGGTTGGGTCTGAAGGCAGTTCGCCGTCTCGGCAAGATTCAAGGCTACCAGTGGGTAGATGGAGTGTCACTCACCTTCAG CAACTGGAACTCTGGAGAGCCCAATGATTCCAGAGGACAGGAGGACTGTGTCATGATGCTACACTCGGGGCTGTGGAATGATGCACCGTGTACCAATGAGAGGGATGGCTGGATCTGTGAGAAGAGGAGCATCTGCTGA